A genomic region of Coleofasciculus sp. FACHB-T130 contains the following coding sequences:
- a CDS encoding NAD(P)-dependent oxidoreductase — translation MKIFVAGATGAIGRPLLNQLLARGHDVIALTRSPERAQSLVAEGIEPAVADVFDADSVKAAIARAQPEVVIEQLTALPRTYSRESMSAAAPLNTRIRLEGGANVLAAAQAAGVRRYLRQSVAFWGIPGTGLADEETPLSLDASPAVAAEARLVTEIEHRLLETSNLEGIALRYGFFYGPGTWFNPDGDVAQQVRQQQFPIVGNGEGVWSWLHIEDAAIATVAAAEQGNPGVYLIANDRPLAVREWLPAFARSLNAPPPPQVSVEDALKRDGGADIVYYQTQMRGVSNAKAKRELDFQPRSLEWIVDSAVADAS, via the coding sequence ATGAAGATTTTTGTTGCCGGAGCAACAGGAGCAATCGGTCGTCCGCTACTCAACCAATTACTTGCCAGAGGTCACGATGTTATAGCTCTAACCCGCTCCCCGGAAAGGGCACAGTCATTAGTGGCAGAGGGAATAGAGCCTGCGGTCGCGGATGTATTCGACGCTGATTCAGTTAAAGCGGCGATCGCCCGCGCTCAACCGGAAGTGGTGATTGAACAACTCACCGCCCTACCCAGGACTTACAGTCGTGAATCCATGAGTGCAGCAGCGCCTCTGAATACGCGCATTCGGTTAGAAGGGGGTGCCAACGTGCTGGCGGCTGCACAGGCAGCAGGGGTGCGCCGCTACCTGAGACAGTCGGTCGCCTTCTGGGGAATTCCCGGTACTGGATTGGCAGATGAGGAAACACCGTTATCGCTTGATGCCTCCCCCGCCGTTGCCGCCGAGGCTCGCCTCGTAACTGAGATTGAACACCGTTTATTGGAAACATCCAATCTCGAAGGAATTGCTTTACGCTATGGTTTCTTCTACGGACCCGGCACCTGGTTCAACCCCGATGGCGATGTAGCACAACAGGTACGACAGCAACAGTTCCCCATTGTGGGCAATGGCGAAGGTGTTTGGTCGTGGTTACACATTGAGGATGCAGCGATTGCCACAGTTGCAGCCGCAGAGCAGGGCAATCCTGGTGTTTATCTGATTGCGAACGATCGCCCTTTAGCGGTGCGCGAATGGCTCCCTGCGTTTGCTCGATCGCTGAATGCTCCACCACCGCCACAGGTATCAGTTGAGGATGCTCTGAAAAGGGATGGTGGTGCGGATATTGTTTACTACCAGACTCAGATGCGAGGCGTATCGAATGCCAAGGCAAAACGCGAACTGGATTTTCAGCCGCGATCGTTGGAGTGGATCGTTGACAGCGCCGTGGCTGATGCCAGTTAA
- a CDS encoding translocation/assembly module TamB: MKNSPNSGNETAATRSNRRLWVLLSRTGLGLGIILLLGTIGGVWWAWIFVHQRLAPIVEENLSQTLKRPVQLGKVEGFSINNLRFGASSIPVTPTDPDRASVEGVDVVFDPLALLFRRTLELDITLVNPDIYVEQDKEGRWVSTELKSEEPSGPIKTDIQSVRVQNADVVLVPTPKIVERKKGSQEARENVDATLPSQNLPRSNTQDTLSRRLESLLPRAERRGVPVAFRQVGGTARFFDNNQRIRFDVSAQSQVELGAPTKSVPQKQQANPTPAPIQSSLKLSGEYRAPTGQTNLQVQGQNLSAVDVDRLAKLPIDLYAGLLDGNLEVRFQNEERATFLGTAILKNVKAQVAEVPQPFSNANGLLRFNGYAIALENVSALYGQVPAVANGVIDTQEEKGGYNIAAQVKSVAIATALNTLKVESPFPVTGQVRVDVQLKGALEKPILSGTVATLQPTEKVPLIVDKVNFRGISGQFQMIDTLLTITNIRALPSVGGRLAGNGRIQMGDKGGLVFDVIGQDIPGDAVAQIYNAKPSNIQIGTVAAKAQLFGTTGNLQTVVQVQAPQATYPGSGEVIVTQDKTYFRNTTLRVGAGTVNLKGQVAEGRWEVAGVADDVQLARLAELPPQLQSAQADGAFNLAGSVNSFQAETIRGTAQANVRVAGGTVKASKIALNAGRWQASGQASAVQLRQLAPQLPPQFQNQTANGSFNLSGSLAAFKPETISGTASVQLNIGGGSVNASNVRLNNGRWQASGQASAIQLATVLPQLPVQGRLNNGSFNLSGSLAAFTPETISGTAQGNLQVGGGRVSATNVEFGNGRWQASGQASGVQLATVLPQIPPQFRGQLNNASFNVSGSLENVSAETITGEASGRLNLGGGTVTASNIQFNNGRWQARGQASGVQLARVFPELPPQFQGRLNNSSFNVSGSLGAFSPQTVTGTASGSLNVGGGTVSAANVEFGNGRWQARGQASEVQLATLFPELPPQFQGQLNNGSFKVSGSLAAFTPETLSGTASGSLNLAGGSVSAANVQFGNGRWQASGEASNIELARVFPQSPQFQGQLNNGSFNLSGSLAAFSPETITGTASGNLNLGEGSVSAANVQFGNGRWQASGEANGVQLAKVFPQLPPQFQGRLNNSSFNLSGSLAAFTPATLNGTISGSLNVGDGTLTASNVQLQDGRFAGLISANNVDLEQLAAALPDSVPVPALRGRVSGNVDASGSLSAVNPAAIRATGQLRVEDFAANDLVFDPILTGQINLVPGQPSSVELAGNQQDRISLVLSPSYQPVSFLVKRDEVLAQGNREGDLLVVDVQNVPLKLLKDLAPQNALASLPPAIASQPIEGKLSGDFILNLANFNVAGNDVAIAQPVLGTIKGDLLTIGSFRYANGTATLDGGEFRQGESLYALAGSVTQTSSGPELKGSLKVAQGKIQNVLPLLQIFDLQDLARGGQPPTYASAAEVKPQPVGLPNATLEAQLRRLSEIEAILAAQKEEREASPIPELKDLTGNFSGGINVAASPRQGINLDFDFGGNNWKWGRDDKPNRLYTADNVIVKGSFQNGVLTLLPLRIESEETLLAFTGTLGGTEQSGQLRLRNVPVAPFQQFANLPVDITGNLNGTATLAGSINNPQAIGELTLIDGTLNQTAVQAARGSFRYTNARLTFSSTIATAESGEQASPEAGETRLDTQPATTPRTPSPIASIPSTTQITGSIPFYQLPFASVAPDNNQLSLDLNVQNEGLSLLNLLSRSAVTWVDGTGQVQLNVQGTVNPNTGKLNQLVANGIATVDDATIKAQALPEPLTDVNGRVLFNFDRIQVENFRGDFSGGEVVASGAIPISGTGQESGDKLTVSLEKLAVNLKGLYSGGVNGNVQITGSALNPQIGGEVRLADGRVLIGETAGDGTNGTASPGGGTATPSSPTSNEQPFTPAFNNLQLALDKGVEISRPPLLSFQATGGFTLNGTLDEPQPKGTIRLTRGQVNLFTTQFRLARGYEHTAEFTPSEGLDPVLDIRLVASVSEVTRSRIADTTATGIVSSEISDVPATNLGALRTVRIQARATGSASQLADNLELTSNPPRSESEIVALLGGGFVETLGRGDTTLGLANLAGSALLTPFQNVVGDALGLSEFRLFPTVVRDEKSRTSTLGLAAEVGVSVTPKLSASVSKILTADEPPEFGVTYRVNNEILLRGGTDLSGETRGVVEYEKRF, encoded by the coding sequence ATGAAGAACTCCCCAAATTCGGGTAATGAAACAGCAGCTACCCGTTCCAATCGGCGTCTATGGGTACTCTTAAGCCGCACCGGCCTTGGCCTGGGAATTATCCTGTTGCTTGGCACAATTGGCGGGGTCTGGTGGGCGTGGATTTTTGTCCATCAGCGGTTAGCACCAATTGTTGAAGAAAATCTCAGTCAAACGCTGAAACGACCCGTGCAACTGGGGAAAGTCGAAGGCTTTTCCATCAACAATCTGCGCTTTGGTGCCTCCTCGATACCAGTTACGCCCACTGACCCCGACCGCGCTTCGGTAGAAGGTGTAGACGTGGTTTTTGATCCACTAGCGCTTCTCTTTAGGCGGACTTTGGAGCTAGATATTACCCTGGTCAACCCTGATATTTACGTTGAACAAGATAAAGAGGGGCGCTGGGTTTCTACGGAACTGAAGTCAGAAGAACCGAGTGGGCCGATTAAGACGGATATCCAAAGCGTTCGGGTTCAAAATGCAGACGTTGTGCTGGTACCAACGCCCAAAATTGTAGAGAGGAAAAAAGGCAGCCAGGAAGCAAGAGAAAATGTAGATGCAACGCTGCCCTCTCAAAATCTCCCGCGCAGTAACACTCAAGACACCCTCTCCAGACGACTGGAATCTCTGCTTCCTAGAGCAGAGAGGAGGGGGGTACCAGTCGCTTTTCGTCAGGTAGGCGGTACGGCTCGCTTTTTCGATAACAACCAGCGGATTCGCTTTGATGTCAGCGCTCAATCTCAGGTCGAATTAGGGGCACCGACAAAAAGTGTCCCTCAAAAACAGCAGGCCAATCCAACACCTGCGCCCATCCAAAGCAGCCTCAAACTTTCTGGTGAATACCGCGCCCCAACCGGACAAACCAACCTGCAAGTTCAAGGGCAGAACCTGAGTGCAGTCGATGTCGATCGTTTAGCGAAGCTGCCAATAGACTTGTATGCAGGGCTGTTGGATGGCAACTTGGAAGTCCGATTCCAAAATGAAGAGCGAGCCACATTTCTGGGAACAGCTATTCTCAAAAATGTAAAAGCGCAGGTTGCAGAGGTGCCGCAACCATTTAGCAATGCCAATGGACTCTTGCGATTCAACGGATATGCGATCGCGCTGGAGAATGTCAGCGCTCTTTACGGTCAGGTTCCCGCAGTTGCCAATGGGGTTATTGATACCCAAGAAGAAAAGGGTGGGTACAACATTGCCGCCCAAGTGAAATCGGTTGCGATCGCGACTGCCCTCAATACTCTCAAAGTAGAGTCACCCTTCCCCGTAACTGGACAAGTCCGCGTTGACGTGCAGCTCAAAGGAGCGCTGGAAAAACCGATCCTCTCAGGAACCGTCGCCACCCTCCAGCCCACCGAAAAAGTGCCCCTAATCGTAGATAAGGTAAACTTTCGCGGCATCAGCGGTCAATTTCAGATGATCGATACCCTCCTCACCATTACCAACATCCGTGCCTTGCCTAGCGTTGGCGGCAGACTGGCTGGTAATGGTCGCATTCAGATGGGCGACAAAGGAGGATTGGTATTCGATGTCATCGGTCAAGACATTCCAGGGGATGCCGTTGCCCAGATTTACAACGCCAAGCCGAGCAATATCCAAATCGGCACCGTAGCCGCCAAAGCACAGCTTTTTGGCACCACCGGCAACCTCCAGACCGTCGTGCAAGTTCAGGCACCCCAAGCCACCTACCCAGGCAGTGGAGAAGTCATCGTTACTCAGGACAAAACCTACTTTCGCAACACGACTCTGAGGGTCGGGGCAGGCACCGTCAACCTCAAAGGTCAGGTGGCAGAGGGTCGCTGGGAAGTGGCAGGCGTTGCCGATGATGTTCAACTAGCACGTTTGGCAGAACTCCCGCCACAGTTGCAGTCAGCCCAGGCAGATGGGGCGTTTAATCTAGCGGGAAGTGTCAATTCTTTCCAAGCGGAAACGATTCGCGGCACCGCACAAGCGAATGTCCGGGTTGCTGGTGGCACCGTCAAGGCATCAAAAATTGCGCTGAATGCAGGGCGCTGGCAAGCTTCTGGGCAGGCTTCTGCTGTCCAGTTGAGGCAGCTAGCCCCGCAACTGCCACCGCAATTCCAAAATCAAACCGCAAATGGTTCTTTTAACTTATCTGGAAGTCTAGCTGCCTTTAAACCCGAAACCATTAGCGGCACCGCATCGGTTCAACTGAATATTGGCGGGGGCAGCGTCAATGCCTCAAACGTTCGGCTGAACAACGGTCGTTGGCAAGCTTCTGGACAAGCGTCTGCCATTCAATTAGCAACGGTTTTGCCCCAATTACCCGTCCAAGGGCGACTCAATAATGGTTCCTTCAACCTGTCAGGAAGTTTGGCGGCTTTCACCCCGGAAACGATTAGCGGGACTGCCCAAGGAAATCTTCAGGTTGGCGGTGGTCGCGTCAGTGCCACCAACGTGGAGTTTGGCAACGGTCGCTGGCAAGCTTCTGGGCAAGCTTCTGGCGTCCAGTTGGCAACGGTGTTGCCCCAAATTCCGCCGCAATTCCGAGGTCAGCTGAATAATGCTTCCTTTAACGTCTCCGGTAGTCTGGAAAATGTCAGCGCCGAAACGATTACCGGAGAAGCTTCTGGACGTCTGAATCTTGGCGGGGGCACCGTTACCGCCTCGAATATCCAATTTAACAACGGTCGCTGGCAAGCTCGCGGACAAGCCTCTGGGGTACAACTAGCAAGGGTGTTTCCCGAACTGCCGCCGCAATTCCAAGGTCGGTTGAATAATAGTTCTTTTAATGTATCGGGGAGTCTGGGGGCGTTTAGCCCGCAAACCGTTACCGGAACTGCTTCTGGAAGTCTGAATGTGGGTGGGGGAACCGTCAGTGCCGCCAATGTAGAGTTTGGCAACGGTCGCTGGCAAGCTCGCGGACAAGCGTCTGAGGTTCAGTTAGCAACGCTATTTCCCGAACTGCCACCGCAATTCCAAGGTCAGCTGAATAATGGTTCTTTTAAGGTATCGGGAAGTCTGGCGGCTTTTACGCCAGAAACTCTTAGCGGCACGGCTTCTGGAAGCCTGAACTTAGCTGGAGGCAGCGTCAGTGCCGCCAACGTACAGTTTGGCAACGGTCGCTGGCAAGCGTCTGGTGAGGCGTCCAATATCGAACTTGCTAGGGTGTTTCCGCAATCGCCCCAATTCCAAGGTCAGCTAAATAATGGTTCTTTTAATCTCTCCGGGAGTTTAGCCGCTTTCAGCCCCGAAACGATTACTGGCACGGCTTCTGGAAATCTGAACTTGGGTGAGGGAAGCGTCAGTGCAGCCAACGTACAGTTCGGCAACGGTCGCTGGCAAGCTTCTGGCGAGGCGAATGGGGTTCAGTTGGCAAAAGTATTTCCCCAGCTGCCCCCGCAATTTCAAGGTCGGCTGAATAATAGTTCCTTCAACCTATCCGGCAGTTTGGCTGCCTTCACCCCGGCAACCCTGAACGGGACGATTTCTGGAAGTTTGAATGTGGGGGATGGCACCCTCACCGCCTCAAATGTCCAACTCCAAGACGGGCGCTTTGCGGGTTTAATTTCTGCTAACAACGTTGATCTAGAACAGCTTGCCGCAGCATTACCCGATTCCGTGCCGGTTCCGGCGCTGCGAGGACGGGTGAGTGGCAACGTTGATGCTTCTGGGTCGCTGAGTGCTGTCAATCCGGCGGCTATCCGAGCAACCGGACAGTTGCGCGTCGAGGATTTTGCCGCCAATGACTTAGTGTTCGACCCCATTCTCACCGGGCAAATCAATTTAGTCCCCGGACAGCCGAGTAGCGTTGAGCTAGCAGGCAATCAACAAGACCGGATTTCGCTGGTGTTGTCGCCTAGCTATCAACCCGTCTCTTTTTTAGTGAAACGTGACGAGGTGCTGGCACAAGGCAACCGCGAGGGCGATTTGTTGGTGGTGGATGTGCAAAACGTTCCGCTCAAATTGTTGAAAGATTTAGCTCCCCAGAATGCCTTAGCAAGTCTACCGCCAGCGATCGCATCCCAACCCATCGAAGGTAAACTTTCTGGAGATTTTATCCTGAATCTCGCCAATTTTAATGTTGCGGGGAATGATGTAGCGATCGCGCAACCCGTCCTTGGCACTATTAAAGGCGATTTGCTAACCATCGGCAGTTTCCGCTATGCCAATGGTACCGCTACCTTGGATGGGGGAGAGTTCCGCCAAGGCGAAAGTCTATACGCCCTCGCCGGTAGCGTCACTCAAACCTCCAGCGGCCCAGAACTGAAAGGTTCGCTGAAAGTAGCTCAAGGAAAAATCCAAAACGTCCTCCCCCTCCTGCAAATCTTTGATTTACAAGATCTCGCCAGAGGCGGACAACCTCCTACCTATGCCAGCGCCGCCGAGGTTAAACCCCAACCCGTCGGTCTACCCAATGCTACCCTGGAAGCTCAACTGCGCCGCTTGTCAGAAATAGAAGCCATCCTTGCCGCCCAGAAAGAGGAACGGGAAGCTTCGCCCATCCCCGAACTCAAAGACCTCACCGGCAATTTCTCCGGCGGAATCAATGTAGCAGCTTCCCCTAGACAAGGCATTAACCTTGACTTTGACTTCGGCGGCAATAACTGGAAGTGGGGCAGAGACGACAAGCCCAATCGTCTCTACACCGCTGATAATGTGATTGTCAAAGGCAGCTTCCAAAACGGCGTCCTCACCCTTCTGCCCTTACGAATTGAATCTGAAGAAACGCTGCTTGCCTTCACTGGCACCCTTGGCGGAACCGAACAAAGCGGTCAGCTGCGCCTGAGAAATGTCCCTGTCGCCCCATTCCAACAGTTCGCCAATTTACCAGTCGATATCACTGGGAATCTCAATGGAACCGCAACCCTAGCAGGCAGCATCAACAATCCCCAAGCCATCGGCGAACTGACTCTCATCGATGGCACTCTGAACCAAACCGCCGTCCAAGCGGCGCGGGGCAGTTTCCGATACACCAATGCTCGTCTGACCTTCAGCAGCACCATCGCCACTGCCGAATCTGGAGAGCAGGCAAGCCCGGAAGCTGGGGAGACTCGGCTCGATACTCAACCTGCAACAACTCCTCGTACCCCATCTCCAATCGCCAGTATCCCCTCGACGACTCAAATCACTGGCAGCATTCCCTTTTACCAGTTGCCCTTTGCCTCCGTTGCACCCGATAACAACCAACTCAGCCTGGATTTAAACGTTCAAAATGAGGGACTTTCCCTGTTAAACCTGCTTTCGCGTTCTGCTGTCACTTGGGTGGATGGTACCGGACAAGTGCAACTCAACGTTCAGGGTACGGTGAATCCAAATACGGGCAAATTAAACCAGCTTGTCGCTAACGGGATTGCGACTGTTGACGATGCCACTATCAAGGCGCAAGCTTTGCCCGAACCGCTCACCGATGTCAACGGTAGGGTCTTATTTAACTTTGACCGCATCCAAGTAGAAAACTTCCGGGGTGACTTTAGTGGTGGTGAAGTGGTCGCCTCCGGAGCCATCCCCATCTCAGGCACGGGGCAAGAGTCGGGGGATAAACTCACGGTTAGCCTTGAAAAACTCGCTGTAAATTTGAAAGGGTTATACTCAGGCGGCGTCAACGGCAACGTGCAGATTACTGGCTCGGCTCTCAATCCGCAAATTGGTGGTGAAGTGCGACTTGCCGATGGTCGGGTGCTGATAGGAGAGACGGCAGGGGATGGCACAAACGGAACGGCTTCACCCGGTGGTGGTACCGCTACCCCATCATCCCCAACCTCTAACGAGCAACCCTTCACTCCCGCATTTAATAACCTGCAACTGGCTCTAGACAAAGGCGTCGAAATCTCCCGCCCACCACTGCTAAGTTTCCAGGCGACTGGTGGCTTTACTCTCAATGGCACTTTGGATGAACCTCAGCCAAAGGGGACGATTCGGCTAACCAGGGGTCAGGTGAATCTATTTACGACTCAGTTCCGCTTGGCACGCGGCTACGAACACACGGCTGAGTTTACCCCCAGTGAGGGACTTGACCCGGTTCTGGATATTCGGCTGGTCGCGTCTGTTTCCGAAGTAACCCGCAGCCGGATTGCTGACACAACCGCCACGGGTATTGTGAGTAGCGAAATTAGCGATGTTCCCGCTACCAATTTGGGGGCATTGCGAACGGTTCGCATTCAAGCCAGAGCCACAGGTTCGGCAAGTCAATTGGCAGATAATCTTGAGCTGACCAGTAATCCGCCTCGCAGCGAGAGCGAAATTGTCGCCCTTTTGGGTGGCGGCTTTGTGGAAACGCTGGGTCGGGGAGATACCACGCTAGGACTCGCAAACTTGGCAGGTTCGGCACTGTTGACACCTTTCCAAAATGTGGTGGGAGATGCGTTGGGATTAAGTGAGTTTCGCTTATTCCCCACGGTGGTTAGGGATGAAAAGTCCCGCACTTCAACGTTGGGCTTGGCGGCAGAAGTTGGGGTTTCCGTCACTCCTAAGCTTTCTGCCTCTGTATCGAAGATTTTGACTGCTGATGAGCCTCCTGAGTTTGGTGTTACTTATCGAGTCAATAATGAGATTCTGCTGCGAGGTGGCACCGATTTGTCTGGGGAAACGAGGGGAGTGGTGGAGTATGAAAAGCGCTTCTGA
- a CDS encoding histone deacetylase: MTKMLPIALIYTPDFAIHDPGQIRVEGNNLYHRVAGQDLLDPVYTLDQIQFPYPVVSPVPHPESSSRLTAAMAALRDFGLSQQMTLLEPESATEEDLQAVHTSEYIAQVRAISAAGGYLAESTYVSPGSYKTALISAGAGISALKGILSGQIQSALCLNRPPGHHAGREKAGGFCLFNNAAIAAKYCLKKEGVERVLILDWDLHHGDGTQDIVQDDPRIIFCSLHQFGKELYPQTGNLEDIGAQGNIINLPLPAKLADDEYWALFQTIIPALIAQAKPDIVIVSAGFDGHFDDINHLYLYDPGAGLCLSAQLYYNLTRLVAEAIASVGGHYLLLLEGGYDATNLGNCLVNTSAAMLGLPLVIEETLPQRETESSFNLEEYIATLNAVQLGRWQFSR, translated from the coding sequence ATGACCAAGATGTTGCCAATTGCCCTAATTTATACGCCTGATTTTGCTATACACGATCCTGGTCAAATTAGGGTCGAAGGAAATAATTTATATCACCGGGTAGCGGGGCAAGATTTGCTTGACCCAGTTTACACGTTAGACCAAATTCAGTTTCCTTACCCAGTCGTTAGTCCGGTTCCCCACCCGGAATCCAGTAGTCGCCTGACAGCAGCAATGGCAGCGCTAAGAGATTTTGGGTTAAGCCAGCAGATGACTCTTCTTGAGCCAGAATCGGCAACGGAAGAGGATTTACAGGCGGTACACACATCGGAATACATTGCTCAAGTCCGGGCAATCAGTGCGGCTGGCGGGTATTTGGCTGAGTCTACCTATGTAAGCCCCGGCTCTTACAAAACCGCCTTGATTTCCGCTGGGGCAGGAATTAGCGCCCTCAAGGGCATTTTGTCCGGGCAGATTCAAAGCGCTTTGTGCTTAAACCGTCCGCCTGGACACCACGCCGGACGCGAAAAAGCGGGTGGTTTCTGCTTATTTAATAATGCAGCGATCGCAGCCAAGTATTGCTTAAAAAAAGAGGGTGTAGAGCGTGTTTTAATCTTGGATTGGGACTTGCATCACGGAGATGGCACCCAAGATATCGTACAGGACGACCCGCGTATCATTTTTTGCTCCCTCCACCAGTTTGGTAAAGAGCTTTACCCGCAAACCGGCAATCTGGAGGATATTGGCGCACAAGGTAACATTATCAACCTGCCGCTACCCGCGAAGCTAGCAGATGATGAGTATTGGGCGTTGTTCCAAACTATCATCCCGGCTCTAATTGCCCAGGCTAAACCCGACATCGTGATTGTGTCGGCAGGGTTTGATGGACACTTCGATGATATCAATCATCTTTACCTGTACGATCCTGGTGCAGGCTTGTGCCTGAGTGCCCAACTTTACTACAACCTAACCCGTTTAGTCGCAGAAGCGATCGCTTCTGTGGGTGGGCATTACCTGCTGTTGTTAGAAGGTGGCTACGATGCCACGAATTTGGGCAACTGTCTAGTGAATACGTCTGCGGCGATGTTGGGTTTGCCGCTTGTCATTGAAGAAACCCTCCCCCAAAGAGAAACGGAGTCTTCTTTTAACTTGGAGGAATATATTGCCACACTCAACGCAGTACAGCTAGGTCGTTGGCAATTCTCTCGATAG
- a CDS encoding dienelactone hydrolase family protein, translating into MTTQNVTIPAFSGGTFNAYLSAPDTQPRAGIVLIQEILGVNPNMRQTADDYAKAGYLVLVPDLYWRLEPDVQLDPGKEEHWAKAFELLRAFDVDSGVEDLKASLSFLRQYPSSTGKVGSVGFCLGGKLAYFMATRTDADANVSYYGVEIDKNLAEATKIQKPLILHIGGNDEYVSPSAQTTIQQGLKDNPLVTIYRYEGVSHGFSRMNSSAYRQEAAELARDRTLAFLKQHLG; encoded by the coding sequence ATGACAACTCAAAATGTAACCATTCCAGCCTTTTCAGGAGGCACTTTTAACGCCTATCTATCAGCACCCGATACTCAGCCTCGTGCAGGGATTGTGCTGATTCAAGAAATTCTTGGGGTCAATCCGAATATGCGACAGACTGCCGATGATTATGCTAAGGCAGGCTATTTGGTACTGGTGCCGGATCTGTATTGGCGACTGGAACCCGATGTGCAACTCGATCCTGGCAAGGAGGAGCATTGGGCTAAAGCCTTTGAGCTACTTCGAGCATTTGATGTGGATAGCGGCGTAGAAGACCTCAAGGCCAGTCTATCTTTTCTGCGGCAGTATCCCAGCAGCACAGGCAAGGTCGGCAGTGTGGGCTTTTGTTTGGGCGGCAAACTGGCATATTTCATGGCAACACGCACCGATGCGGATGCCAACGTCAGTTACTACGGTGTTGAGATTGACAAGAATTTAGCCGAGGCGACAAAGATTCAGAAACCGCTGATATTGCATATAGGTGGAAATGATGAGTATGTGTCCCCAAGCGCTCAAACAACCATTCAGCAAGGACTGAAAGACAACCCTCTGGTCACAATCTATCGCTATGAAGGAGTGAGTCACGGGTTTAGCCGCATGAATAGTTCCGCTTATCGCCAAGAAGCCGCAGAATTAGCACGCGATCGCACGTTGGCGTTTTTAAAACAGCATTTAGGGTAG
- a CDS encoding DUF981 family protein — translation MSENGIYGFFAGLVSLLIGLRFINLGLIPIAVPAGTGFILVGLGGIFAVPTLYFKENRLLRTVGAIVLIVAALIFAFIGLSSYWAHLANFSMWQPMPK, via the coding sequence TTGTCCGAAAATGGCATTTATGGATTTTTTGCAGGACTTGTATCGCTGCTCATTGGCTTGCGCTTCATCAACCTGGGACTCATACCAATCGCTGTGCCAGCAGGAACTGGGTTTATCTTAGTTGGTTTAGGAGGAATTTTTGCTGTACCAACTCTCTATTTCAAAGAAAACCGGCTCTTACGAACTGTTGGAGCCATTGTGTTAATTGTGGCAGCCCTCATTTTTGCGTTTATTGGATTGAGTTCCTACTGGGCACATCTTGCTAACTTCTCGATGTGGCAACCCATGCCAAAGTAA
- a CDS encoding flavodoxin domain-containing protein has translation MTKVLIVYATDYGNTQKMAEAVASGVTSVPGTEVAVKFVEDVTEDDVIASDGLLKRGWKLPSIMVRM, from the coding sequence ATGACAAAAGTTTTAATCGTTTACGCAACTGATTACGGCAATACCCAGAAGATGGCAGAAGCGGTAGCATCTGGTGTGACATCAGTTCCAGGTACTGAAGTGGCGGTAAAGTTTGTTGAGGATGTTACGGAAGATGATGTAATCGCCAGTGATGGTTTACTGAAGAGAGGCTGGAAGCTGCCAAGTATCATGGTGCGAATGTAA